CCCATGGACCTGCCCCGCCTCCGCATCGTCCCCCAGGCGCGCTACTGCGCCCCCTGCCACCGGACCAGGGAGGTGAACCGGTGACGTCCGCACGGCGCGAGCCCGCGTGGCGGGCGCTGCGGCGCTCCTCGGGCCTCGCGCTCGACCTCGGCAGCGCCCGGACGCGCGTCTGGACCCGGGCACACACCATCCTCGACGCGCCCACGGTCTCGTTCGGTCCCGCGGACGACGCCGGTGTCGTCCGCCCCGTCGAGCGCGGTGCCATCGTCGACTCCGACGGGGCCGCGCGGCTGCTCACCCGGCTGCTCGCCCCCCGCGTCCCCCGGTACGCCCGCCCCGTGATCGTGTGCACCACCCCGGTGCTCGGCGGTGCGGAGCACCGGGCGGAGCTCGCCGCGGTGCTGGCCGGGCTGCGGCCGCGCAGCGTGCTGGCGATCGACACCGTCCGTGCGCTCGCGCTCGCGGCCGGTGCCGACCTGTCCCGGCCGCTGCTCGTCGTCGACCTCGGTGCCCAGCTCACCGAGGTCGCCCTGCTGTGCGACGGCACCGTCTCCGCCGCCCGCCGCGTGGAACACGGCACCGGCGATCTGCCGACACTGACCGCGAGGCGACTGGCCGACCGGGTCACCGAGGCGGTCACCGGCCTCGTGCGGGAGGACCCCCGCCCGGAGTTCGTCGACGCGCTCGCACGGGGACCGCTGCTCGGCGGGGGCGGCGCGCTGCGCCCGGAGCTGGTCCACCGGCTCGCCCGGCAGCTCAACACCTCCGTCCGGCCGGTGCCCCGGCCGCACACCGCCGCCGTGCGTGGGGCGGCCGCCGCGCTGGACTCGGCGCGGCGCCATCCCGTCCTGGCGACACCGGTCGGCCCGGCGGGCCCCGCCTGACCGTCGGGGGCCGGCCGCCCCGTCCGTCCCGTCCGTCCTGTCCGATGTCGTACGAAGGAGGCGACATGCCCGACCTCGTTCCGCGTGCCGAACCGCCGCCGGCCGTTTCCGCCGACCGCTGGTGGCGCTGGCGCCCCGGCCCGCTGCGCCGGCCCGGGGACCTGCTCCTTGCCTGGGCCGGACTGCTGCTGGGCGCGGTGGTCGCCGCGGCCACGCCGCTGACCGGGTACGCCGTCGGCACCGCCGTGTACGACCGGGCGACGCACAGCGCCCGCGCGCAGGTCGACGCCGGGCGGCACACCACCGCCGTACTGGTCCAGGACGTGCCCCGGCACCCGGAGCCCGGGTCGGAGGAGGAGCAGGAGAGCCGCTACCCGGCAAAGGTGCGGTACACCACGGCCGACGGGACGGTCCGCACCGCCACCGCCGAGGTGGCGCCCGGGCTCACGGCGGGGGACCGGGTACGGGTGTGGACGGACGCGGCGGGCGCGCTCGCCGAGCCGCCGCTCACGGCGGAGCAGATCCGCAGCCGGGCCATCGGGTCCGGGATTCTCGCGGGAGCCGGGGTGCTGGTGCTGGGACGGCTGGCGTACATGGCTGCCGCGTGGGCGGTGCGGCGGCGGCGGATCGCGGCGTGGGGGTGCGAGTGGGAGCGGGTCGCGAGCCGGTGGACGGCCCGGCCGTGAGGGGGGTGCGCGGCTCGTGTGCGCCGCAGGCCCGTCGTCGAAGAAGATCCGCGTCCGTGGAACCCGGCCGCCGATTCCCCCCTCTTCACGGTCGGAAGCCGCACGGCGCACTCCCCCCGCGCCGTGCGGCTTCCGTGTCGCTCAGGGCGTTGCCGGGCGCCACCCCAGGGCGCGGCTGATGCCGCGGGCGGCCAGGCGTACGGTCGGGGTGAGCGCCGGGAGGTGGACGTCGTCGAGGGGGACGACGAGCGACACCGCCGCCGTCACCCGGCCGTCCGGGCCGCGGACCGGTGCCGCCACCGAGACCGCGTCGTCGGTGATCTGGCGGCTGCTCACCGCCACGCCCGCGCGGCGCACCTCGGCGAGCCGGCGGCGCAGTTGGGCCGGGTCGGTGACCGTGTGCGGGGTGAACGCGGCGAGCGGGCCGGCGCAGTACTCCTCCTGCACGGACTGGTCGCTGTGGGCCAGCAGGGCGAGCCCCACGCCGGTGGCGTGCAGGGGCCAGCGGGCGCCGACACGGATGTGCACGCCCACGGCGCTGCGGCCGGACAGCCACTCGATGTACACGACCTCGCCGCCGTCGCGGACGGCCAGCTGCACGTTCTCGTGCGTGGCCTCGTAGAGGTCCTCGAGGTACGGGAGCGCGACCTGCCGCAGCGCGAGGCCGCGCGGGGCGAGCGCGGCGACCTCCCAGAGCCGCAGGCCGACGTGGTACACGCCGGCCCCGTCCCGCTCCAGCGCGCCCCACGCGGTGAGCGCGCCGACGAGACGGTGGGTGGTGGTGAGCGGGAGCGCCGCGCGGCGGGCGATCTCGGAGAGGGAGAGGGCGGGATGCGCGTGATCGAACGCGGCGAGCACGGAGAGAAGCCGGTCGGGGGCGGAGCGGGGTGGCTGTTCGACGATGACGGTTCCTTCGGCGCGGGCTGGGACGACGCGGGCGGCCCCCACAGCATGCCGCAGGAAGGCCGGACGGCCGGAGGAGGGGGAGGGGGAGAGGGCTTGGGGTACGTGGCCGGGTGCGCGGCCCCGCGCCCTTCAGGGGCGCGGGGAACTGCGCGACCAGCCCCCCACCCACCCGCACTCCCCACCCAACCCCACCCACCCGAGCTCCCCCGGGGTCCAAGGGGCGGAGCCCCTTGTCAAGGATGGGAAGGGTAAGGGCGGCGGGGGCGAGGAAAATGAGGGGAGCCCAACCCGTACGAACCGGAAGGCTTCATGAAGCTCACCCTCCTCGGCGGGGGCGGATTCCGCGTGCCCCTCGTCCACGCCGCCCTCCTCGCCGACACCGAAAACCCCCACCGCATCACCCACCTCACCCTCCACGACCTCGACCCCACCCGCCTCACCGCCATCACCCGCGTCCTGGCCGACCAGGCCACCCAGCACCCAGAGCACACCCGCCTCACCGTCACCTCCACCACCGACCTCGACGAAGCCCTCCGCGGCGCGGACTTCGTGTTCTCCGCCATCCGCGTCGGCGGCCTCGAAGGCCGCGCGAACGACGAGCGCGTCGCGCTCGCCGAGGGCGTCCTCGGCCAGGAGACCGTCGGCGCCGGCGGCATCGCCTACGGCCTGCGCACCGTCCCCGTCGCCACCGACCTCGCCCGCCGCATCGCCCGCCTCGCCCCCGACGCCTGGGTCATCAACTTCACCAACCCCGCGGGCCTCGTCACCGAGGCCATGTCCCACCACCTCGGCGACCGTGTCCTCGGCATCTGCGACTCCCCCGTCGGCCTCGGCCGCCGCATCGCCCGTACCCTCGGCGCCGACCCCGCCACCGCGTGGATCGACTACGTCGGCCTCAACCACCTCGGCTGGGTCCGCGGCCTCCACGTCGACGGCCGCGACGAACTCCCGCGCCTGCTCGCCGACCCCGCCCTGCTCGGCTCCTTCGAGGAGGGCAGGCTCTTCGGCCCCGACTGGCTGCGCTCCCTCGGCGCGATCCCCAACGAATACCTGCACTACTACTACTTCAACCGCGAGACCGTCCGCGCCTACCAGGAGGTGGAGAAGACCCGCGGCGCCTTCCTCCTCGACCAGCAGGCCGACTTCTACGCCCGCGCCGCCCGCCCGGACATCCC
The DNA window shown above is from Streptomyces sp. NBC_00670 and carries:
- a CDS encoding IclR family transcriptional regulator, which translates into the protein MVEQPPRSAPDRLLSVLAAFDHAHPALSLSEIARRAALPLTTTHRLVGALTAWGALERDGAGVYHVGLRLWEVAALAPRGLALRQVALPYLEDLYEATHENVQLAVRDGGEVVYIEWLSGRSAVGVHIRVGARWPLHATGVGLALLAHSDQSVQEEYCAGPLAAFTPHTVTDPAQLRRRLAEVRRAGVAVSSRQITDDAVSVAAPVRGPDGRVTAAVSLVVPLDDVHLPALTPTVRLAARGISRALGWRPATP
- a CDS encoding Rv1733c family protein, producing MPDLVPRAEPPPAVSADRWWRWRPGPLRRPGDLLLAWAGLLLGAVVAAATPLTGYAVGTAVYDRATHSARAQVDAGRHTTAVLVQDVPRHPEPGSEEEQESRYPAKVRYTTADGTVRTATAEVAPGLTAGDRVRVWTDAAGALAEPPLTAEQIRSRAIGSGILAGAGVLVLGRLAYMAAAWAVRRRRIAAWGCEWERVASRWTARP
- a CDS encoding 6-phospho-beta-glucosidase, producing MKLTLLGGGGFRVPLVHAALLADTENPHRITHLTLHDLDPTRLTAITRVLADQATQHPEHTRLTVTSTTDLDEALRGADFVFSAIRVGGLEGRANDERVALAEGVLGQETVGAGGIAYGLRTVPVATDLARRIARLAPDAWVINFTNPAGLVTEAMSHHLGDRVLGICDSPVGLGRRIARTLGADPATAWIDYVGLNHLGWVRGLHVDGRDELPRLLADPALLGSFEEGRLFGPDWLRSLGAIPNEYLHYYYFNRETVRAYQEVEKTRGAFLLDQQADFYARAARPDIPALDLWDRTRAEREATYMAENRETAGAGERAAEDLSGGYENVALALMRAIARDERATLILNVRNGTTLAALDADAVIEVPCLVDANGAHPVAVDPLPGHATALVCAVKAVEREVLSAAASGSRTTAVKAFALHPLVDSVDVARRLVEGYTAVHPGLAYLR
- a CDS encoding rod shape-determining protein: MTSARREPAWRALRRSSGLALDLGSARTRVWTRAHTILDAPTVSFGPADDAGVVRPVERGAIVDSDGAARLLTRLLAPRVPRYARPVIVCTTPVLGGAEHRAELAAVLAGLRPRSVLAIDTVRALALAAGADLSRPLLVVDLGAQLTEVALLCDGTVSAARRVEHGTGDLPTLTARRLADRVTEAVTGLVREDPRPEFVDALARGPLLGGGGALRPELVHRLARQLNTSVRPVPRPHTAAVRGAAAALDSARRHPVLATPVGPAGPA